DNA from Arthrobacter sp. PvP023:
GGCCTGGGTCGGTTCCCGGGCCGGAATGGCGGAAATGTCGCCGTTCCTCTCGGAGCTGGCGCCCCTCGCTGGGGTCGGGGCAGGCGACGCCGAAACCGTGGCAGCGGAGGGCAGCACCCACGGGCGGACAGAAGCGTCGGCTGGGACCGCCGCCGTCGTGCATCCCGCATCGGTGGAGGAACCATCGCTGCCTGCCGAAAGTCCGTTGACCCAGGACCTCGAACTCGCCCAATGGCCGTATGACCCGTTGGAAGGACCGGCCGATCCGCGCACCGGTGCCAGGCTCAGGCTGGTTCCCGGACGGCGGGCAGCGATGGAAAGAGCCGCCGGACGGGTCCGCGAAGCCTTGGCCGCGGGCCCCGATTGGGAGCCCGCGGCGGATTCGGCCGCAGTGGAGGGCCCCCGGCAGCTCCGGAGTTTCGCGGCCAACTGGGCGAAGGAAGCTGACCTGCTGCTGGAGCGCCGTTTCCGCAGGGCCACGGTGCAGGACGTCCACCTGCCCGGCCACATTTCCGCGTCGACGTTCGTGGATCTGGGTGACGATCCCGCAGCAGTGCTGGCGCGGCTGCGGCGACCGGTTCCCAGGGAACCAGGCATGTCCGCCCGTAAAGGCACGGCTTTCCACGCCTGGGTGGAAGAGTACTTCGGCAAGGCGGGCATGTTGGACCTGGACGAGGCCCCCGGTTCGGACAACCACATTGACGAGGCCTACGGGCTGGATTCCATGGTGGAAACGTTCAGGAATTCGGAGTGGGCGCACCGTGCGCCGGCCCACGTGGAGGTTCCGGTGGAGACGCGCATCGGGGACGTTGTGGTGCGCGGCCGGATCGATGCCGTGTTCCGCGACGCCGACGGCGGCTGGGACCTGGTGGACTGGAAGACGGGCCGCCGCCCCGCCGCGGGACAGCTGAAGGTAAAGGCTGTCCAGTTGGCCGTCTACCGTCTCGCCTGGGCACGGCTCAAGGGAGTTCCGCTGGACAGTGTCCGGGCAGCTTTCTATTACGTCGGGGAAAACCAGGTGGTCCGCCCCCACGACCTCGGCACAGCAGAGCAGTTGGAGGACATCGTCACAGCTGCCCTTGGCGGAACGACAGCCCTGCTAAACGCCTCCGGACCGGCTAGTGGGACTTCGCGTCCACAATCTTGAGGGCGGCAGTGGACGTGTCCTCTGCTGCGGGCGGGCGCGGGGGAGCGGTTTCTCCCGGCCCGTCAGCCTCCCGGCCGGAGTCGCTGTCCGTCGGAGCCCGAGCCGGAGCCGGGGCCGGAGCATCGGGTTCGGCAGCCGGCTCGACCGGGATGGGTGATACGTGCACGGCGGGCATGGCGGCGGCCGTTGACGGTTCCTCCAGCGGCACAGGCTCCACCTGCACGGCCGGGACGGACTGCGGCAACGGTTCCACGCTGATGGGCTGTCCGCCGTGCTCAGTGATGTCCTCGGCCAGCGATGCCAGCATTTCTTCCGCTTCGCCGATCATGGACTGGTCTCCGGCTGCCAGCCCCTTGACCAGGTACTGGGCCAGCGCGAACTCGGCAGAGAGCGCCGCACGGCGCAGCAGGTGGGCATCGGGTGCGTCCCTGCGGCTCGATGTGTAGTTGCGCAGCACGGCGTCCACGAAACCCTGTTCATTGGAGGCGACCAGCCACGCCATATCGTCGGCGGGGTCGCCAATGCGCAAGTCGGTCCAGCCTGTCACCGCCGTCACGCGCTGACCCTCAACCAGGATGTTGTCCTCGTGCAGGTCGCCGTGGACGACGCAGGGATTGAAGCGCCAGAGCGACACGTCCTCGAGGGCGTGCTCCCACCGGCGCAGCAGCACGGGAGGGATCTTCCCGGTGGTCGCCGCCTGGTCGAGTTCGTTGAGCCTGCGCTGCCTGAACTCATTGGGTGTGTAGCTGGGGAGGTCGGCATTGCTGACCAAAGTCCTCGGAAGGTCATGAATGGCAGCCAGCGCCGCTCCCACTTCCCGGGCGAGTCCTTCAGGACCTGCAGTCAGCTCCTCGACGCTCCGGGTGGTTCCCGCCAGATGAGAGTAAACAAACGTGCTGAGTGCGCCCTGCCGCACGGTGCCTGCCACCGTGGGCATCAGAAACGGGAGCTCTGCCCTGATTCCCGGGGCAAATGCGCGCAGGACCATGAACTCAGTTTCCAGCCGGGCGCTGGCTTCCGCGTGCCGTGGCGAACGTACCCGCCACTGCTTCCCCTCGGAGTCCAGGAGAAGTGCCGAATCGAAGTCCGCCGGATCGTCGGGGGCGGAACTCACGGCGGTCGGCGTCAGTCCGGGGACTGCCGCGGTTGCTACAGCTGCAAGTTCGATCGGTTTTCTTCTCACCCGTCCACGGTAGATTGACTGGCGCCCAAGATGGCGATGTACTACGGCGAGTCTCCAGATCGTGACGATTTCCCATGTCAGATCAGCACATGGAACCCTTCCC
Protein-coding regions in this window:
- a CDS encoding macrolide 2'-phosphotransferase, whose translation is MRRKPIELAAVATAAVPGLTPTAVSSAPDDPADFDSALLLDSEGKQWRVRSPRHAEASARLETEFMVLRAFAPGIRAELPFLMPTVAGTVRQGALSTFVYSHLAGTTRSVEELTAGPEGLAREVGAALAAIHDLPRTLVSNADLPSYTPNEFRQRRLNELDQAATTGKIPPVLLRRWEHALEDVSLWRFNPCVVHGDLHEDNILVEGQRVTAVTGWTDLRIGDPADDMAWLVASNEQGFVDAVLRNYTSSRRDAPDAHLLRRAALSAEFALAQYLVKGLAAGDQSMIGEAEEMLASLAEDITEHGGQPISVEPLPQSVPAVQVEPVPLEEPSTAAAMPAVHVSPIPVEPAAEPDAPAPAPARAPTDSDSGREADGPGETAPPRPPAAEDTSTAALKIVDAKSH